In a single window of the Arachis hypogaea cultivar Tifrunner chromosome 6, arahy.Tifrunner.gnm2.J5K5, whole genome shotgun sequence genome:
- the LOC112805750 gene encoding uncharacterized protein, with protein MYNGSHTCTRATISQDHSKLDSNTIAEVIKPLVEVDPSIKVKSVITEVKSKFNYTISYQKAWLAKQKAVESVFGGWEASYEALPIWFEAICHKEPSTVVHFETMPAYQGDDLVPNIRVLHRVFCSYYPFSQDGNNNIVPIAFAIVEGETSKAWHFFLSNLRQHVVTHDGVGLISDRHNSIRAAIARSNGAWSPPRAFHIFCIRHIESNFLRKFKAPYLQKLIVNIGYSRTVCEYKMRYQRLRERGEAYTNWLDRIPCEKYALAFDGDIDGVIFNALVKATFYRLNELFTQKRAEAETRINAGHMFSELVTSKLHANQRAADKLSKRCLSWTSADNGVTVVNSRSTGFRVDMCLLVVQTNGWIGKCMYMMSTKWNNFDEFTGRDLGY; from the exons ATGTACAATGGTAGTCATACCTGTACTAGGGCCACCATTTCTCAAgatcattcgaagctggattcCAACACAATTGCAGAAGTAATAAAGCCATTGGTAGAAGTTGACCCGTCTATAAAGGTGAAATCAGTGATTACGGAAGTAAAGTCAAAGTTTAATTACACCATAAGTTATCAGAAAGCATGGTTGGCAAAACAGAAGGCAGTGGAGTCAGTATTCGGAGGTTGGGAAGCTTCGTACGAAGCCTTGccgatatggtttgaggccatatGTCACAAGGAGCCATCCACAGTCGTTCATTTTGAAACAATGCCTGCGTATCAAGGAGATGACTTGGTTCCTAATATTCGTGTACTGCACCGAGTCTTCTGCAGTTATTACCCTT TTTCACAGGATGGCAACAACAACATcgtgcctattgcatttgcgaTAGTTGAGGGAGAGACATCTAAGGCTTGGCACTTTTTTCTTAGTAACTTGCGACAGCATGTTGTGACACATGATGGTGTGGGCCTTATCTCCGATCGGCACAATTCCATTAGGGCAGCTATTGCTCGTAGTAACGGAGCTTGGTCTCCTCCCAGAGCATTCCACATATTTTGCATCAGACATATAGAGTCCAACTTTTTGAGGAAGTTCAAGGCCCCATATCTGCAGAAGCTTATCGTCAACATCG GATACTCGCGAACAGTTTGCGAGTACAAGATGCGTTATCAGCGTTTACGTGAGCGGGGTGAGGCTTATACCAACTGGTTGGATCGGATTCCATGTGAGAAGTATGCTTTAGCATTTGATGGGGATATCGATGGGGTCATAT TCAATGCACTTGTTAAGGCAACGTTTTACAGGCTTAATGAGTTGTTTACCCAAAAAAGAGCCGAGGCTGAGACTCGAATTAATGCAGGACATATGTTCTCTGAGCTTGTAACCTCCAAATTGCATGCCAATCAGCGAGCAGCGG ataaactgtCAAAACGGTGTTTATCATGGACCTCCGCCGATAATGGTGTGACTGTAGTGAATTCCAGGTCGACTGGATTCCGTGTCGACATGTGTTTGCTTGTTGTGCAAACCAACGGCTGGATTGGCAAGTGTATGTACATGATGTCTACAAAATGGAACAACTTCGACGAGTTTACAGGGCGAGATTTAGGCTACTAG
- the LOC112805749 gene encoding serine/threonine-protein phosphatase 7 long form homolog — protein MAAIKRPTRRKEHLAEFTQSFDAVGGGRRWRLSEGSRMLQCDHYIPPDRYNHIVEGHLRETGFYHVFHIGIVQYQSALVNVLIERWRSKTHTFHLPVGECAVTLEDVAIILGLLTNGLPITGPTLSSYDALEAECLDQFGVAPRKTECRGSFIKLTWFRALKDRIMLADNIQIQRYVKCHIMLLFGTVIFGDKSEFSWGSACLAHLYRALCRATRVECKEIDGPLTLLLTWAWIRLPFLAPIPGNPRLFSIANWWHNWKRADRGYRYRSLAQFRRALDDLQEG, from the exons ATGGCAGCGATAAAGCGACCAACGCGTCGCAAGGAGCACCTAGCTGAGTTCACGCAGTCTTTTGACGCAGTTGGTGGTGGCCGACGCTGGAGGCTGTCGGAG GGTTCACGAATGTTGCAATGTGACCACTATATACCGCCAGACCGGTACAATCATATTGTAGAGGGACATTTACGGGAGACAGGCTTTTATCACGTTTTTCATATTGGAATTGTCCAATATCAATCGGCATTGGTTAATGTTCTGATCGAAAGATGGCGCTCTAAGACTCACACATTCCATTTACCGGTTGGTGAGTGTGCGGTGACGTTAGAGGACGTGGCAATTATTCTTGGTCTTCTAACGAATGGTTTGCCAATTACAGGACCGACACTCAGCAGTTATGACGCATTAGAGGCTGAATGCTTAGATCAGTTTGGTGTTGCACCTAGGAAGACAGAGTGTAGAGGAAGTTTCATCAAGTTGACCTGGTTTCGAGCACTGAAGGATCGTATAATGTTGGCTGACAATATTCAGATTCAGAGGTACGTGAAGTGCCACATAATGTTATTATTTGGTACGGTTATATTTGGAGATAAGTCCGAG TTTAGCTGGGGATCGGCATGCCTGGCACACCTTTATAGAGCGCTGTGTAGGGCAACTCGAGTCGAATGTAAGGAGATTGATGGTCCACTGACACTTTTGCTTACTTGGGCTTGGATTCGGCTACCATTCCTTGCGCCGATTCCTGGCAATCCTCGACTCTTTTCGATTGCAAACTG GTGGCATAATTGGAAGCGTGCCGATCGGGGCTACAGATATCGTAGTCTTGCTCAGTTTAGGAGAGCATTGGATGATCTGCAAGAAGGATAG